The sequence below is a genomic window from Verrucomicrobiia bacterium.
CAAAACCACTGGCGTCAAGATTACTAAGGATGATACCGCGCTCAGCATCAAAGTGAACGGTGCCCTCTTCAGCGTTTACAACTACAATGCCGACGGCGCGAAACGCCCCTACTTCTATCCCGTCTACGGTCCCAGCGGCAAACTGACCGTTCGCAACTGGCCGATGAAGGAAGTGCCCAACGAAGAACGAGATCACCCGCACCATCAAGGCATCTGGTTCGGCCATCGCGAGGTCAACGGCATGACCTTCTGGGATAACAACACGAACGGTGGCTACCAGGTCCACGAGAAGTTCGTCGATATCAGTAGTGGCAAGAAAGCGGGCCAGTTCACCGAAAAAGTCCGCTGGGATGATAAGGATGGCAAGGAAGTCTGCCGCGATGTCCGCACCATCACCATCCTGAACAAGCCCGAGGGCTACTTCATGGACTTCGAGATCACCCTCTTCGCTACCGGCGGCAAACTCCATTTCGGCGATGACAAGGATGGTCTTATGGCCATCCGCGTGGCCGAATCCATGCGCCTGAAAATCCCGAACGAATGGAACAAAGCCAAGTCCGGCACTAAAGCAGGTGAAGGCCACATCGTCGTAAGCGATGGTTCACGCGATGATTCCGCCTGGGGCAAGAAAGGCCCTTGGTGCGATTACTACGGCCCCGTTAACGGCGAGACCATCGGCGTCGCCATCTTCGATCACCCGGACAACCTCCGTTATCCCACCTGGTGGCACGTTCGTGATTATGGCCTCTTCGCCGCCAATCCCTTCGGTAAACGCCATTTCGAGAAGCTTGCCGACACCAAGGCGGGCGACTTCGAACTCCCCGCAGGCAAAAGCATCACCTTCAAATACCGCTTTTACTTCCACAAAGGCGATGAAAAGCAGGCCCGCGTGGCCGATCATTACGCCGATTATCTGCGCGAAACCTCTTTGCGCCTGACCAGCCGTTGATTTAGACTGTCCCCATTCTCCTATGAAGAACCAAACACGTCGTAACTTCTTGAAGACCTCCCTCTTCGCCGGAGCCACCATCGCGTGGACCGCGAAGTCCTGGGCGCAAGTCCCGGGTGCCAACAGCTCCATCCGCGTTGCTACTGTCGGCTTCCGTGGCCGTGGTAAAGATCACATCGGCGGCATGCTCAAGCTCGCCCCGGAAGGTGTGAAATACGTCGCCCTGTGCGATGTGGACCAGAAAGTTTTGGATAGCGGCAAAGACGCCTTCGCCAAGATGAAGGAACCGCTGACGGTGGATACCTACACCGACATGCGGAAGATGTATGACCGCAAGGACATCGATGTCGTCACCATCGCCACGCCGAATCACTGGCACGCTCTGGCTGCCATCTGGGCCATCCAGGCGGGAAAAGATGTGTATGTGGAGAAGCCCGTTTCTCACAACGTCTGGGAAGGCCGCAAGATCGTCGAAGCCGCCCGCAAGTACAACAAGATCGTCCAGACCGGCACGCAAAGCCGCTCCAGCCATGCGATCAAGGAAACGATCGCTTGGGTGAAAGCTGGCAACCTCGGCAAGATGAAGGTCGCCCGTGGTCTGTGCTACAAGCCCCGCGCCAGCATCGGAGACACCGAAGGCGCACAAACCGTTCCTGAAACCGTCAATTACGACATCTGGTGCGGCCCCGCCCCGCTCACGCCGCCGATGCGTAACAGCAAGACCTACGGCCCCATCCACTATGAGTGGCACTGGTTCTGGGCTTACGGCAATGGCGACTTGGGCAACCAAGGCATCCATCAGATGGACATCGCCCGTTGGTTCCTCGGCGTCGATCACCTTTCACCCAAAGTGTTCAGCGTCGGTGGCCGTCTTGGTTACAAAGACGATGCCGAAACCCCGAATACACAGATCGTCTATCATGACTACGAAGGCACACCCTTGATCTTCGAAGTCCGTGGTTTGCCCCAAAAGACCGGGGCCAAAGAAATGGACAAATATAAGGGCGGCAGTGTGGCGGTTATCATTGAATGTGAAGGCGGCCACGTCACCGTGCCGAACTACACCAGTGCCACGGCGGTGGATAAGGACGGCAAGACCATCAAGGAATGGAAAGGTGCCACCGACCACTACGATAACTTCATCCAATGCGTGAAGAGCCGCAAGGCATCTGACCTGCACGCGGACATCTGGGAAGGCCACCTCTCCAGCGCCCTCTGCCACACTGGCAACATCTCTTATCGTCTCGGCAAGAAATCCTCGCCGGACGAGATCAAGGAAACCATCAAGGGCAGCCCGGATGCCGTTCCGACCTTTGAGCGCATGGCCGAACACCTCGCTGCCAACGGCGTGGACATCAAGGCTGACAACTTGACCGTTGGTCCCGTGCTCACGATGGACCCCAAGACCGAGAAGTTCGTCGGCAATGCCGAGGCAGACAAGATGCTGACCCGCGAGTATCGCGCGCCTTACGTGGTGCCCGAACGCGTGTAAGCGGAATTCTCTTCAAATCAAAACCGGGTTTCGGCGAAATGCTGAAACCCGGTTTTTCTTTTTCTGAAATCTTACACCTTACGATTTGATGTCACGCAATTGAAACACCGTGCAGCCTACCACCAGAAAGGTCAGGTTGAACCCTGTCAAAATACTCACTGACTCCCAGATTCGCGCCACGGGGATAGGCTGCGCCAGCATAAGCTGCCAGAGGTTAAGATGATAAGTGAGAAACCAATGCTGAATATCTTCAAAAAACGGGATATTCATCAGTATTATGTTCAGAAAAATGAACGAGAGCCCCAGTATGGTTGCTGCTGCGGGTTTCACGTTGAAACAGGAAAACATGAATGCCAAGGTCATGATCGTGGTCGCATTTAACGCCATCATCAACACCGCCCATGTATAATGGATAAGCCCATCGCTCGGCGAAAAAACGCTGAACAAGCCCGGCATAAACGCGAACATCCCTCCCCACGGGAACAGGATTTGTGCAAACAAAACTCCAAATGCCCCCAGACAGATCGCGCAAGAGATGGAGAAGATCACTCCAGCCAGCCATTTGACCATCAACAAACGCAAGCGGCTGATGGGCCGGGACAATATCATGCGCAATGTTCCATCTTCCGCTTCCTTGGCCACCATGTCTCCCCCCACCAAAGATACGTAGAGCGGTAACATCATCATCGCTATGGGGATAAGCATGAGAGTTGCCACCGTCAGACTGGTGATGAACTCTTCCGGAGCATAACCGTTTCCAACCAAGGTGCTCCTCATGTTTTTGAGACCTTGAAATTTCGCGATGAGCACGACTGTGCATTGCGTCAGCAGAAACATCAGGAAGCCAATATACGTCCGCTTCTTCCCGAACAGTTTCCAGAGTTCATTGCGTAATTGCAGCCAAAGCATCTTATGTCCCTCAGTTCTTTTTCCCCGCTGCTTTCACCAGTGATAGATAAAAATCCTCCAGCGTCGCCTGATGCGGTGCCATCTCCTGCACGCGGAACCCTCGTTCCACCACGCACTCCACCAACTGATCCGGCGTGACCTTGTCTGCCAGCGCAAACAGATCTCCCTCCCTTTCATCCACCACCATCCGCATATGCTTCAATTGTGCTCGCAAGCGTTCCGGCTCCGAAGTCCTCAGTCGCACCCAAGTCTTATCCCCGCGCACATCCTTCAAGGTGCCTTCAAACACTTTCACCCCTTTCTGCATCACCGCTATACGCGTGCAAAGTTGCTCCACTTCATTGAGCAGATGCGAGGAAAGCAAAATAGTTAGGCCCAATTCGCGTTGCAGCCGCAAGATCGTCTGCCGCATTTCATGGATTCCCTCGGGGTCCAGACCATCACTCGGCTCATCCAAAATGAGCAGTTCCGGATTCGGCAGAAGGGCTTGGGCCAAAGCCAACCGTGTCCGCATGCCATGCGAATAGGTCCTCACTGCCGCTTTGTCACGTCCCGTCAACCCCACCCACTCTATCACTTCCCGCAAACGCTCCGGCGGAGTAGGTGCTGTGTAATGGCTGAGTATCTCCAAATTCCTCCAGCCACTGAGGTAATCGTAGAAGACCGGCGTCTCGAAGATGGCACCCACTTTTTCCAAAGCCTTCTGACGATGCTGTGTCACATCATGACCGCAGACCCGCACCTCACCCTCTGTCGGCCATACCTGCCCCAGCATCATGCCGATGCATGTGCTCTTGCCCGCCCCATTGTGACCCAGCAAACCAAATATCTCTCCCTTCGGCACGGTCAGATCGATCCGCTCCACGGCAGCCCTTTGCCCGAACACCTTGCGCACCCCTTTGAGCTCGATCACTTGGTTCCCTCCACAGCCAGCAGGTTTTTCAAATGCCCGTCAGCATACAGATAGTTCACCGCTTTATCTTCACCTTTTGCCCGGTGAAACGATTCCTTATCAAAGAACAAAGGCACTTGGTACGATTTGAAATTCATCGAAAAAATACGGAACCGGTCTTCCGCCTGCCCATTCACGAGCACATTCCATGCATAGCTCGAGCCGGTTTGCTGAAAAAGTTGCTTGTCATCCGAGGGGCAACGCCACACCTGGGCCGCACCGACGAAGTTCGAGAGAATCCGATCCGGACTGCTCGGAAAGTTCGTCATGAACGTGTTCGTGCTCACCGGGCGATCATACATCACCGGCATGCGTTGCTTGTTCTGATCCACATAGAGCTGCAAGCCGATGCCCAGTTGCCTCAGATTGCTCAGACACTGAGTGGCTTTCGCTGATTCCTTGGCTTTGGAGATCACCGGCAAAAGCATGGAAACCAAAATACCGATCACCGCGATCACCACCAGCAACTCCACCAAGGTGAAAGCTTTATGGGATGTGCGATGTGCTCTCATGCTTAACGCCGGAACAACCGGCCGCTCTCCATTGTTTTCTGCAACTCTTCCATGAAAGGTGCCAGCTCGGCCTTCGTCTGGGCTGAACTGTCTTTGTAAAAAGAGTTCAACCCCATCTTCATCACCTTCGCTTGAAGTTCCGGCGTCAATTCCGGTTCACGCTCACGCCGTTTGGCTTTTTCTTTGCTCTTTTCATCACCTGCAGATGCCATCTCCGTATCTTGCTCTTCGCGCGCTTTCTTCATCCGCTTGATCGCCTCACTCACCGCTTTCTGCCGCTTGTCCTCCGGCATTTCTTCAAACGCCGTCATCATCTGTTTGAAGCCCGTCGGCAATGTATCCTCCAAAAATTGCTCCTTCTCCGCATCGGTCATCTGCTTGAAAAGCCGCCCCCATTCATCATCCATCCGGGCACGCCGACGGTCTTCGTAACCAAGTGCATTCAACATGGCGGCAAGTTTCTTCAGCCGTTTTAACCTTTCTTCCGGAGAAAGGCTGCTGAGATCGGTGTCATGAAGGGAAGTGACGATCTTTTCCACCGTCACCTTCGCATTGCGCGCGAGGACAAAGCCAGTGATCGCCACCACCCACACCGCCACAAAGACGGATACGGCGATCATCACCACTCGTTTTTGTCTTTGGGTCACAGCCATAGCTTATGCCAAACCAGATTGGATGCCACTGAAAAACTACGATTGCGATTTGCCGAAAAACAAATCTGCAGTTATGCATCCTGTGTGCGACGCTCCTTCTGTCACGCTCTCGACTGGCTGGCCATCCAGTTAGCCTGTCGAAGTCCGCAACGTGGCATCCATCTGCCTGAGCCGCATAATCGCATCACCAACTTGCTGGCTCTTCCCGATTTCTTTTCCGATCAAGTCGCACCATTGGCTGAGATACATTTTGACGGCGATCATCATTTCTCCTTTCCCTCGCCGCTGCCTTGTCCTTGGCCTGCCAATAATACTGTTCACGGCAGGATCTATCGTTCGGAGAACGAGTGGATGAAGCGCCCTGTTGTGCTTCTACTTCACGGTTGGAACGGGGAATTGAATTATGAGCTGCTCTTTCCTTGGATGGGTCGCAGACTGGCTGCGGAAGGTGTGACCGCACTTAGCGTCCTGCTGCCTTATCATGGCAATCGCAAACCGAATGAACCGGGAGCCATCCGTAATTTCATCTGTGATGACGTCGGTTCCGTCCTGGCTGCCGCCCGTCAAAGCATTGCCGACTGCCGCGCACTGATCCGTTGGCTGCATGCGCAAGGCTGTCCTCACATCAGCGTATTTGGATTGTCCTTCGGTGGCTGGCTGACGGGGTTGCTAGCTTGTCATGAACCACTTCTCTCCAGCGCCATCCTAGGCACGCCCATCAATCGCATGGATCGCTCCTTGCGTGAACTTGCCTTTTGCCAGCCCCTTAAGGAAAAACTTGAAGAACACCAACTCGGCGTGACTCAGTTTGATCTCGCTAATCAAAAGCCGCTGCTATCGCCGAAACAGATACTTCTCCTTGAATCCACTCACGACCTGTTCACCCCTGCCGAAGCCGTTGAGGAACTCTGGCAAACTTGGCAGCAGCCGGAGATATGGCGCGTTCCTCACGGTCATATCAGCGTCCTTTTCTCCAGGAAAATCATGACCCAAGTGTGCGATTGGATCGTCCAGCAATCCCAGATCAACAACAAGCCCGCACGATAAGCAAAACAGCCGCCAGAAGTTCATCTGGCGGCTGTCGCTGATAAACTTTTCAGGTCCGCCTAAATCACCGTCCCGCTCGGCACCACGCCATTTTTCGGGATGATGACGATACCATCACGCACATAATAGAGCGGATGATCGATGTCTCCCGTTTTGCCATCAGCAGTGATCGTCACGTTGTCACCGATACGCGCATTCTTATCGATGATGGCATTCTCGATCTTGCAGTTCTTGCCGATACCGATCGGCGGACGCCCCTTCTCGCTGTTCTGCTGGATGGATTCCATGGACTCGTAATAGTCCGAGCCCAGCAGGATACTGCGATGAATACGTGAACCCGCTCCCACCAAACTTCGGATGCCCACCAGTGTGTGGCTGATGCTCGCGTAGTTCAAAATACAACCGTCCGAAATGATCGAGTGGCTTACTTCGGCACCATTGATCTTCGTCGCCGGCAGGAAGCGCGGACGCGTGAAGATCGGAGCCGTCATGTCGAAGAAGTTGAAGCGCGGCAGCTCTGCCGTGAGATCAATGTTCGCATTGAAGAACGAACGGATAGTTCCAATGTCCTCCCAATAGCCTTGGAAGACATAGGAGAACACCTTGTGCGTGTTGATGGCACCCGGGATGATGTGCTTGCCGAAATCCGTCAGATCATTCTCCAGCAATTTCAGCATCACATCACGGTTGAAGACATAGATGCCCATCGACGCGAGAAACAGTTCGCCATCCCCTTCGATGCCCAGCTCGGGATACCAATCTTTTTCCAACACCAACGTATCCTGCACAGCGGGATCTTTCGGCTTCTCGACGAAGCGCGTTATCCGGCGTTCCTCGTTGATCTGCATGATCCCCAATGCGGAGGCATCCCCACGTGCCACCGGTATGGTCGCGATGGTCAACTCCGCACCTGTAGCCTGATGCTGGGCCACGATCTTCGCGAAATCCATGCGATAGAGCTGGTCACCGCTCAAGATCAAGGCGTAGTCGAAATCATGATTGCGGAAATGCATCAAATTCTTCCGCACGGCATCAGCCGTTCCTTGATACCAGGTAGTGTCTGTAAAAGTCTGTTCCGCCGCGAGCAATTCCACGAAGCCACCGGAAAAATGATCGAACTTGTAGGACTGCGAGATATGCCGGTGCAGGGAGGCTGAGTTGAACTGCGTAAGCAAGTATATCTTGTTCACGCCTGAGTTCAGGCAGTTGGAAATGGGGATATCGACCAGACGGTACTTCCCCGCCAACGGCACGGCGGGTTTCGCGCGCTCTTTCGTCAGCGGAAAAAGCCGCGTCCCTTGCCCGCCACCCATGATGATGGCCAGGACTTTCAGAGGTTTACCAGTTGGCACAGCCGTTCCATTGGGCATAGAATCCTTTTTCTTGCGGTTCGTTTGACCGTCTCTATACCCTGCTCTATCAGTTGAGGGCAACGAGATTCGTTTATCTCAATTTGTTCAAAGCTTTATAAATCATGTGCGGAATCATCGGATACGTCGGCAAGCAACAAGCCACCCCCATCCTGCTGGAAGGTCTCCGGCGTCTGGAGTATCGCGGCTATGACAGTGCCGGTGTTGTAGTCAGTCAGAATGGCGACCTTGCAACCCGCAAGAAGAAGGGGAAAATTGATGAGGGCCTCTCACGCCTCGTCACTCAACAACCAGTTCAAGGAAACACTGGTGTAGGCCATACCCGCTGGGCGACCCATGGTGCCCCTTGCGATGAAAACTCCCACCCCCACCTGGATCAATCCGGCAAGATCGCCCTCGTCCATAATGGCGTCATCGAGAACTACGAACGCCTGAAAGCCCGCTTCCTGAAGGCCGGACACATATTTCATTCGTCCACAGATACTGAAGTCCTCGCACATCTGGTTGGCGAACATTACGAAAAGCTGAATGGCCATGCCGCACCTGGTTCCAAACTTGCCCAAGCCGTGGCGAACGCACTCCGTGAAGTGATCGGCACCTACGGCATCGCCGTCATCTGCAAGGATGAACCCGGCGTCATCGTCGGGGCTCGGCGCGGATCACCCCTCATCATCGGCGTGGGCGAAGGTGAAAACTTCCTCGCCAGTGATTCCAGCGCCATCGTCGCTCACACTCAAAAGGTCGTTTACTTGAACGACTACGATGTGGTGACGCTGGATAAGGACGACTTTAAAGTCATCAACCTCGGCACGGACACTGCCAAAGTCCAAATCAGCCAGATCGAGTTCAATGCTGATGCTGTGGAGCGTGGTGAATATGCCCACTTCATGCTCAAGGAGATCTTTGAACAGCCCCGCACCGTGGAAAATGCCATGCGTGGCCGAATCGATCTCGATGAAGCCATGGCCAAATTCGGCGGCCTGAACATGACCAGCGCTGAATTGCGGGGCGTGGACCGTGTCGTCATCTCCGCCTGCGGCACAAGTTGGCACGCAGCTCTAGTGGGTGAATACCTTTTCGAAGAATTTGCCCATTTGCCGACCGAAGTGGAATACGCCAGCGAGTTTCGCTACCGCAACGCTCCCATTGAAAAACACACTCTTGTCCTCGTCATCACCCAATCCGGCGAAACCGCAGACACTCTGGCATGCTTGCGCGAGGCCCGCCGTCGCGGTCACAAAGTTCTGAGCATCTGCAATGTCGTCGGCAGCACGATCGCTCGTGAAGCCGATGGCGGCATCTACCTGCATGCCGGGCCTGAGATCGGTGTCGCCTCTACCAAAGCGTTCACCTCACAGGTCACAGTCCTTACCTTGCTTGCGCTCTACATGGGCCGTCTGCGCATGCTCTCTCATGGTCGCGGCCAGCAGATCATCAAGGCGCTGGAGGCCGTGCCCAAGCAGATCGAATCCTTACTGGCACAGAACGAGCGCATCAAGCAGATCGCCCTCAAGTATTCGCACGTGGAAGACTTCTTCTTCCTTGGCCGCCAATACACCTTCCCCGTCGCGCTTGAAGGTGCCTTAAAGCTCAAGGAAATCTCCTACATTCACGCGGAAGGCTATCCTGCCGCTGAGATGAAGCACGGCCCTATCGCGATGATCGACGAACGCACACCAACCGTGTTCATCATTCCGAGCGATGGCCTCTATGAGAAGACCTACAGCAATCTCCAGGAGATCAAGGCCCGCAAAGGCCCCATCATTGCGCTCGCCACGGAAGGCAACAAGGACATCAGCACGAACGTGGAGGATGTCATCTATCTTCCCGCCACGCTGGAGCCGATCTTCCCTTTGTTGGCCGTTGTGCCGCTGCAACTGCTCTCTTATCACATCGCCGTGGCACGCGGTTGCGATGTGGACAAGCCACGCAATCTGGCTAAGAGCGTGACGGTGGAGTAATCATTTCCTTTCAACCAAGATCCACACCATGGCAACCAATCGCATCGGTATCATCGGCGGCAGCGGCCTGTATCACATCGAGGGCTTCACCAATCAGAAATGGGTGAAGGTCAAGACACCCTTCGGCGATCCTTCAGATGAATTTCTTACCGGCACACTCGCCGGTCGCGAAGTCGTCTTCCTGCCCCGCCATGCTCGTGGTCATCGCATTTTGCCTGCTGAGTTGAATCATCGCGCGAATATCTGGGCGATGAAAAAACTCGGCGTGCACTGGATCATCAGCGTGAGTGCCGTGGGTTCCTTGCAAGCGAAGTATAAGCCGTGCGACATCGTGCTCATTGATCAATTCCTTGATCGCACCAAGCAATCATTAAACCACACCTTCTTCGGGCGCGGGATCGTCGCCCACATCGCCTTTGCCGATCCAATCTGTGAAGAGCTCCGTCAGATCCTTTACAAGACCGCGAAATCCTGTAAAGCGCGCGCACACAATGGCGGCACCTATGTGAACATGGAAGGTCCCGCCTTCAGCACACGCGCCGAATCCCTTACTAATCACGACCTCGGCTACGATGTCATCGGCATGACGAATCTAGGCGAGGCAAAGTGCGCTCGTGAAGCCGAAATCGCCTACGCCACCATGGCGATGGTCACCGACTACGATTGCTGGAAGACGGATGAAGCGCACGTGACCTTGGAAATGGTCATCGAGTATCTCCATCGCAATGCGTCCAAGGCGAAAGAGATCGTCACCAAGGCCATCGCTCAAATCCCGCAAGAACCAAACTGGTCCTGCCACAGTGCGTTACACAACGCCATCATCACAGACAAGAAACTGTGGCCGAAGAAGACAGTGAAAGAACTGCAACCCGTTCTGGCAAAATATCTCTGACCATCACTCCAACGTGTGCCCGGCGACAGTGCACGTGGCTTTATTGGTCAGCGAGTTGATCGCATAATTGCCATTGTTTGGACAGCCGATCGCGTATCGGAAATAAGGTTGCAACTCCGCCATGGTGGGTGTGTCGCCTCCCTCTTTTTGGTGCTCCACAGCCCATTGCTGCTTCACGTTTTCCAACTGCCGCAGATTGGCCAAGCACGTCACCAGTTGAGCACGCTCCCTTGGTTTGGAAACGGTGACAATCGCAATCGCAGCCAACAAGCCCAATATCCCCGCCACAATCATGACCTCGATCAAGGTCATGCCTTGGCAACCCTGCTTTGCGGTTATTCTCACTCTTTGCATGATAGCATTTTACCGGCCAACAAGCCATATGGAATAATTCCAAATGAATCCAGACATCTGCCCCTGTTGTAAAAGATGACAAACAAGATGGCATTCCCTCCATTTTCGTTCTAAGTTGCACAACATGAGCATGTTC
It includes:
- a CDS encoding PmoA family protein → MTRFKTLPFLFSLLLCTACATTDKGASTPRKTTGVKITKDDTALSIKVNGALFSVYNYNADGAKRPYFYPVYGPSGKLTVRNWPMKEVPNEERDHPHHQGIWFGHREVNGMTFWDNNTNGGYQVHEKFVDISSGKKAGQFTEKVRWDDKDGKEVCRDVRTITILNKPEGYFMDFEITLFATGGKLHFGDDKDGLMAIRVAESMRLKIPNEWNKAKSGTKAGEGHIVVSDGSRDDSAWGKKGPWCDYYGPVNGETIGVAIFDHPDNLRYPTWWHVRDYGLFAANPFGKRHFEKLADTKAGDFELPAGKSITFKYRFYFHKGDEKQARVADHYADYLRETSLRLTSR
- a CDS encoding Gfo/Idh/MocA family oxidoreductase encodes the protein MKNQTRRNFLKTSLFAGATIAWTAKSWAQVPGANSSIRVATVGFRGRGKDHIGGMLKLAPEGVKYVALCDVDQKVLDSGKDAFAKMKEPLTVDTYTDMRKMYDRKDIDVVTIATPNHWHALAAIWAIQAGKDVYVEKPVSHNVWEGRKIVEAARKYNKIVQTGTQSRSSHAIKETIAWVKAGNLGKMKVARGLCYKPRASIGDTEGAQTVPETVNYDIWCGPAPLTPPMRNSKTYGPIHYEWHWFWAYGNGDLGNQGIHQMDIARWFLGVDHLSPKVFSVGGRLGYKDDAETPNTQIVYHDYEGTPLIFEVRGLPQKTGAKEMDKYKGGSVAVIIECEGGHVTVPNYTSATAVDKDGKTIKEWKGATDHYDNFIQCVKSRKASDLHADIWEGHLSSALCHTGNISYRLGKKSSPDEIKETIKGSPDAVPTFERMAEHLAANGVDIKADNLTVGPVLTMDPKTEKFVGNAEADKMLTREYRAPYVVPERV
- a CDS encoding ABC transporter permease subunit: MLWLQLRNELWKLFGKKRTYIGFLMFLLTQCTVVLIAKFQGLKNMRSTLVGNGYAPEEFITSLTVATLMLIPIAMMMLPLYVSLVGGDMVAKEAEDGTLRMILSRPISRLRLLMVKWLAGVIFSISCAICLGAFGVLFAQILFPWGGMFAFMPGLFSVFSPSDGLIHYTWAVLMMALNATTIMTLAFMFSCFNVKPAAATILGLSFIFLNIILMNIPFFEDIQHWFLTYHLNLWQLMLAQPIPVARIWESVSILTGFNLTFLVVGCTVFQLRDIKS
- a CDS encoding ABC transporter ATP-binding protein; this encodes MIELKGVRKVFGQRAAVERIDLTVPKGEIFGLLGHNGAGKSTCIGMMLGQVWPTEGEVRVCGHDVTQHRQKALEKVGAIFETPVFYDYLSGWRNLEILSHYTAPTPPERLREVIEWVGLTGRDKAAVRTYSHGMRTRLALAQALLPNPELLILDEPSDGLDPEGIHEMRQTILRLQRELGLTILLSSHLLNEVEQLCTRIAVMQKGVKVFEGTLKDVRGDKTWVRLRTSEPERLRAQLKHMRMVVDEREGDLFALADKVTPDQLVECVVERGFRVQEMAPHQATLEDFYLSLVKAAGKKN
- a CDS encoding type II secretion system protein produces the protein MRAHRTSHKAFTLVELLVVIAVIGILVSMLLPVISKAKESAKATQCLSNLRQLGIGLQLYVDQNKQRMPVMYDRPVSTNTFMTNFPSSPDRILSNFVGAAQVWRCPSDDKQLFQQTGSSYAWNVLVNGQAEDRFRIFSMNFKSYQVPLFFDKESFHRAKGEDKAVNYLYADGHLKNLLAVEGTK
- a CDS encoding alpha/beta fold hydrolase; the encoded protein is MRRSFCHALDWLAIQLACRSPQRGIHLPEPHNRITNLLALPDFFSDQVAPLAEIHFDGDHHFSFPSPLPCPWPANNTVHGRIYRSENEWMKRPVVLLLHGWNGELNYELLFPWMGRRLAAEGVTALSVLLPYHGNRKPNEPGAIRNFICDDVGSVLAAARQSIADCRALIRWLHAQGCPHISVFGLSFGGWLTGLLACHEPLLSSAILGTPINRMDRSLRELAFCQPLKEKLEEHQLGVTQFDLANQKPLLSPKQILLLESTHDLFTPAEAVEELWQTWQQPEIWRVPHGHISVLFSRKIMTQVCDWIVQQSQINNKPAR
- a CDS encoding glucose-1-phosphate adenylyltransferase translates to MPNGTAVPTGKPLKVLAIIMGGGQGTRLFPLTKERAKPAVPLAGKYRLVDIPISNCLNSGVNKIYLLTQFNSASLHRHISQSYKFDHFSGGFVELLAAEQTFTDTTWYQGTADAVRKNLMHFRNHDFDYALILSGDQLYRMDFAKIVAQHQATGAELTIATIPVARGDASALGIMQINEERRITRFVEKPKDPAVQDTLVLEKDWYPELGIEGDGELFLASMGIYVFNRDVMLKLLENDLTDFGKHIIPGAINTHKVFSYVFQGYWEDIGTIRSFFNANIDLTAELPRFNFFDMTAPIFTRPRFLPATKINGAEVSHSIISDGCILNYASISHTLVGIRSLVGAGSRIHRSILLGSDYYESMESIQQNSEKGRPPIGIGKNCKIENAIIDKNARIGDNVTITADGKTGDIDHPLYYVRDGIVIIPKNGVVPSGTVI
- the glmS gene encoding glutamine--fructose-6-phosphate transaminase (isomerizing): MCGIIGYVGKQQATPILLEGLRRLEYRGYDSAGVVVSQNGDLATRKKKGKIDEGLSRLVTQQPVQGNTGVGHTRWATHGAPCDENSHPHLDQSGKIALVHNGVIENYERLKARFLKAGHIFHSSTDTEVLAHLVGEHYEKLNGHAAPGSKLAQAVANALREVIGTYGIAVICKDEPGVIVGARRGSPLIIGVGEGENFLASDSSAIVAHTQKVVYLNDYDVVTLDKDDFKVINLGTDTAKVQISQIEFNADAVERGEYAHFMLKEIFEQPRTVENAMRGRIDLDEAMAKFGGLNMTSAELRGVDRVVISACGTSWHAALVGEYLFEEFAHLPTEVEYASEFRYRNAPIEKHTLVLVITQSGETADTLACLREARRRGHKVLSICNVVGSTIAREADGGIYLHAGPEIGVASTKAFTSQVTVLTLLALYMGRLRMLSHGRGQQIIKALEAVPKQIESLLAQNERIKQIALKYSHVEDFFFLGRQYTFPVALEGALKLKEISYIHAEGYPAAEMKHGPIAMIDERTPTVFIIPSDGLYEKTYSNLQEIKARKGPIIALATEGNKDISTNVEDVIYLPATLEPIFPLLAVVPLQLLSYHIAVARGCDVDKPRNLAKSVTVE
- the mtnP gene encoding S-methyl-5'-thioadenosine phosphorylase, yielding MATNRIGIIGGSGLYHIEGFTNQKWVKVKTPFGDPSDEFLTGTLAGREVVFLPRHARGHRILPAELNHRANIWAMKKLGVHWIISVSAVGSLQAKYKPCDIVLIDQFLDRTKQSLNHTFFGRGIVAHIAFADPICEELRQILYKTAKSCKARAHNGGTYVNMEGPAFSTRAESLTNHDLGYDVIGMTNLGEAKCAREAEIAYATMAMVTDYDCWKTDEAHVTLEMVIEYLHRNASKAKEIVTKAIAQIPQEPNWSCHSALHNAIITDKKLWPKKTVKELQPVLAKYL
- a CDS encoding prepilin-type cleavage/methylation domain-containing protein; protein product: MTLIEVMIVAGILGLLAAIAIVTVSKPRERAQLVTCLANLRQLENVKQQWAVEHQKEGGDTPTMAELQPYFRYAIGCPNNGNYAINSLTNKATCTVAGHTLE